From Vallitalea longa, one genomic window encodes:
- a CDS encoding Ger(x)C family spore germination protein — translation MYKKILFAITLIPVLLTTGCWDSKDINKKCINISLGVDYVDELIEFSGEIVKLTNTEKEQSDDSQASNVYTVFSYGTTFEEARVNYNSSIPYTSFLGATRVVIFSEEYAKQGIEAYLNRVDSLFDYRKTLNTVVSREPTKKLLDVKTNKAISVGFLIDRMLHHQIEEGTTISPNTGNILSNVAFGSQGYLMPYIGIESGDIAYLGLAIFKDSKLIDVIDTTDTTPILYILAKNPKLLEVITLPTDNKNKYSFRIHINDRNINTSYIDDTIFIDMDLDLHAELLYQYYKSKITEEKVKQLQNELSYKINTEINEMIKKAQKEFKCDIFGFGQKFRAQNYHQYQKMNWTEDFLTSKINVTVNTTIVNKNLKSDDK, via the coding sequence ATGTATAAAAAAATTCTATTTGCCATTACACTTATTCCAGTATTATTAACAACAGGATGCTGGGATTCAAAAGATATAAACAAAAAATGTATAAACATTTCACTGGGTGTTGATTATGTTGATGAACTCATAGAATTCTCAGGTGAAATTGTTAAACTCACAAATACCGAAAAAGAACAAAGTGACGATTCTCAAGCTTCAAATGTCTACACAGTATTTTCTTATGGTACTACTTTTGAAGAAGCAAGAGTCAATTATAATTCAAGTATACCTTATACTTCATTTCTAGGAGCTACCAGAGTTGTAATATTTAGTGAAGAATATGCAAAACAAGGTATTGAAGCATATCTTAACAGAGTTGATAGTCTATTTGATTACAGAAAAACTCTTAATACCGTTGTAAGCCGTGAACCAACCAAAAAACTTTTAGATGTGAAAACCAATAAAGCTATATCAGTCGGTTTTCTCATAGACAGAATGCTACATCATCAGATAGAAGAAGGAACCACAATAAGTCCCAATACAGGTAATATACTGTCTAATGTTGCTTTTGGTTCACAAGGTTATTTAATGCCTTATATTGGTATAGAATCAGGTGACATAGCTTATTTGGGGTTAGCGATATTCAAAGATTCCAAGCTCATTGATGTAATTGATACCACTGACACCACTCCAATATTATATATATTAGCTAAAAACCCAAAACTCTTGGAAGTCATTACTTTACCTACGGATAATAAGAACAAATACTCTTTTAGAATACACATAAATGATAGAAATATTAATACTTCATATATTGATGATACTATATTCATAGATATGGATTTGGATTTACATGCAGAACTACTATATCAATATTATAAAAGCAAAATAACTGAAGAAAAAGTTAAACAACTACAAAATGAATTATCATACAAAATCAACACGGAAATTAATGAAATGATAAAGAAAGCTCAAAAAGAATTCAAATGTGATATTTTTGGTTTTGGCCAAAAATTCAGAGCACAGAATTATCACCAATATCAAAAAATGAATTGGACTGAAGATTTTTTGACTTCTAAAATTAATGTAACAGTTAATACAACAATAGTAAATAAAAATTTAAAAAGTGATGATAAATAG